One Pseudonocardia abyssalis DNA segment encodes these proteins:
- a CDS encoding DsbA family oxidoreductase, translated as MQVEIWSDVVCPWCAIGKRRFEAALERFEHRDEVTVRWRSFELDPTAPQEREGTLLEHLAEKYGTAPEQARGMVRQMSETAAVDGWEFDLENARGGNTVDAHRLIHLGAEHGIQDAVKERLLRAYVAEREPIGDHAALTRLAVEAGLDETEVGDLLAGDRFLDAVRADQRQAQAYGISGVPFFVVDAKYGVSGAQPADALLQVLETAWADAHPIQVLTPAGGAGETCADGSCAV; from the coding sequence ATGCAGGTGGAGATCTGGTCCGACGTCGTCTGTCCGTGGTGCGCGATCGGCAAGCGCCGGTTCGAGGCCGCGCTGGAGAGGTTCGAGCACCGCGACGAGGTGACGGTGCGCTGGCGCAGCTTCGAGCTCGACCCCACCGCACCGCAGGAGCGCGAGGGCACGCTGCTCGAGCACCTGGCCGAGAAGTACGGCACCGCCCCGGAGCAGGCGCGGGGCATGGTCCGGCAGATGTCGGAGACCGCGGCCGTTGACGGCTGGGAGTTCGACCTGGAGAACGCGCGGGGCGGCAACACCGTCGACGCGCACCGGCTCATCCATCTCGGCGCCGAGCACGGCATCCAGGACGCGGTGAAGGAGCGGCTGCTGCGCGCGTACGTCGCCGAGCGCGAGCCGATCGGCGACCATGCGGCCCTGACCCGGCTCGCCGTCGAGGCCGGGCTGGACGAGACCGAGGTCGGCGACCTGCTCGCCGGCGACCGCTTCCTCGACGCCGTGCGCGCCGACCAGCGCCAGGCGCAGGCCTACGGGATCAGCGGCGTGCCGTTCTTCGTGGTCGACGCGAAGTACGGCGTCTCCGGCGCCCAGCCCGCCGACGCCCTGCTGCAGGTGCTGGAGACGGCCTGGGCCGACGCCCACCCGATCCAGGTCCTGACGCCGGCCGGGGGTGCGGGAGAGACCTGCGCCGACGGCAGCTGCGCCGTCTGA
- a CDS encoding LuxR C-terminal-related transcriptional regulator — protein MAGTVLASKLRVPASRGRSVGRPRLHEHLDRATGGTLTLVSAPAGFGKTTLLANWLASAGGRSTAWLSLDEQDDDPTRFWTHLVAALRTAPGSPDRFGDGALSLLTASRAPIESVLAALLDDLHARRDDLVLVLDDLHLVVAREVHDGLASLLERLPPHVHLMISTRADPPFPLARLRARGELTEVRAADLRFTPAEAAAYLDEVAGLDLAPSDVAALEERTEGWIAALQLAALSIRGRDDVSGFVSRFAGTDRYIVDYLVEEVLRHQSDDVRDFLARTAVLDRLTGSLCDAVTGRDDGARTLLALERANMFLIPLDDHREWYRYHHLFADVLRARIPPDQVPVLHRRAGGWHERHDRAEGAVRHALAAGDVDRAARLMERAVPAVRRARQDAMFLGWLRQLPDDVVRRSPVLGVFHGWMLMVSGDAAAFESRLDDAERALAAVPDGAAPPWADTEELHTLPATIAVYRASLAQARGDVAGTAEHARRALDLARPGDHLSRGAAAGFLGLAAWAEGDVTTALRTFGQAVAGLRAAGNLVDELSSTAVLADMWLTAGRPRTARLLCERALRWAGSRGVPRATAGLHVTLGELDRQAGDLDGARRHLETAAGFDARTATTEGRHRWFVAMALLTAAEGDPDGAVDLLDLAEQHHLPGFLPDVRPIPAVRARVRIAQGRPDEADGWARERGVTAAVGGGFLTEFDQLTLVRLLLAQDRAAQAVGLLDRLLAAAESSGRAGSVVEIRMLQALAHAARGDRPRARAALGRALADAPEPDGHVRLFLDEGAPLIALLRDAERHGMAHARRLLDAGPTPPSDDLLTARELQVLRLLDGELTGPQIARELFVTHNTLRTHTKHIFTKLDVTTRRAAVARARERGVL, from the coding sequence ATGGCCGGGACGGTGCTCGCCTCCAAGCTGCGGGTCCCCGCGTCGCGCGGCCGGTCGGTGGGGCGTCCACGCCTGCACGAGCACCTCGACCGGGCGACCGGCGGGACCCTGACCCTCGTGTCGGCCCCCGCCGGGTTCGGCAAGACCACGCTGCTCGCGAACTGGCTGGCGTCGGCAGGCGGACGGTCCACGGCCTGGCTCTCGCTCGACGAGCAGGACGACGATCCCACACGCTTCTGGACCCACCTCGTCGCCGCGCTGCGCACGGCTCCCGGCTCGCCGGACCGGTTCGGCGACGGCGCGCTGTCGCTGCTGACGGCGTCCCGGGCGCCGATCGAGTCGGTCCTCGCCGCACTGCTCGACGACCTGCACGCGCGGCGCGACGACCTCGTGCTGGTCCTCGACGACCTCCATCTCGTCGTCGCCCGCGAGGTCCACGACGGCCTCGCGTCCCTGCTGGAGCGCCTCCCCCCGCACGTCCACCTGATGATCTCCACCCGGGCCGATCCGCCGTTCCCGCTGGCCCGGCTGCGCGCACGCGGCGAGCTCACCGAGGTCCGCGCCGCCGACCTCCGCTTCACCCCCGCCGAGGCCGCCGCATACCTCGACGAGGTGGCGGGCCTCGACCTCGCCCCGTCCGACGTCGCCGCGCTGGAGGAGCGGACGGAGGGGTGGATCGCCGCCCTGCAGCTCGCCGCGCTCTCGATCCGGGGGCGCGACGACGTCAGCGGGTTCGTCTCGCGCTTCGCCGGGACCGACCGGTACATCGTCGACTACCTCGTCGAGGAGGTGCTGCGGCACCAGTCCGACGACGTCCGGGACTTCCTGGCACGGACCGCGGTGCTCGACCGGCTGACCGGGTCGCTCTGCGACGCCGTCACCGGCCGTGACGACGGGGCCCGGACGCTGCTGGCCCTGGAGCGCGCCAACATGTTCCTGATCCCGTTGGACGACCACCGCGAGTGGTACCGCTACCACCACCTGTTCGCCGACGTGCTGCGGGCGCGCATCCCCCCGGACCAGGTCCCGGTGCTGCACCGGCGGGCGGGCGGATGGCACGAGCGGCACGACCGGGCCGAGGGGGCCGTCCGCCACGCGCTCGCCGCAGGTGACGTCGACCGGGCCGCCCGGCTGATGGAACGAGCGGTGCCGGCCGTCCGGCGCGCCCGACAGGACGCGATGTTCCTCGGCTGGCTCCGGCAGCTGCCCGACGACGTCGTCCGGCGCAGTCCGGTCCTCGGCGTGTTCCACGGGTGGATGCTCATGGTCTCCGGTGACGCCGCGGCCTTCGAGTCGCGGCTCGACGACGCCGAACGTGCACTGGCCGCCGTACCGGACGGAGCGGCGCCGCCGTGGGCCGACACCGAGGAGCTGCACACGCTGCCCGCGACCATCGCCGTCTACCGCGCGTCGCTCGCACAGGCCCGGGGTGACGTGGCCGGCACCGCCGAGCACGCCCGGCGAGCGCTCGACCTGGCCCGTCCCGGCGACCACCTGTCGCGCGGCGCCGCGGCGGGGTTCCTCGGCCTCGCCGCGTGGGCGGAAGGGGACGTCACCACTGCGCTGCGGACGTTCGGGCAGGCGGTGGCCGGCCTGCGCGCCGCGGGCAACCTGGTCGACGAGCTGAGCAGCACCGCGGTCCTCGCCGACATGTGGCTCACGGCCGGTCGACCCCGGACCGCACGCCTGCTCTGCGAGCGCGCCCTGCGGTGGGCCGGCTCCCGGGGCGTGCCACGGGCGACGGCCGGGCTGCACGTCACGCTGGGCGAGCTCGACCGCCAGGCCGGCGACCTCGACGGTGCCCGGCGGCACCTCGAGACCGCCGCGGGGTTCGACGCGCGCACGGCGACGACCGAGGGCCGCCACCGGTGGTTCGTGGCGATGGCCCTGCTCACCGCGGCCGAAGGCGATCCGGACGGCGCCGTCGACCTCCTGGACCTGGCCGAGCAGCACCACCTGCCCGGCTTCCTCCCGGACGTGCGTCCGATCCCCGCGGTCCGGGCCCGGGTGCGGATCGCCCAGGGGCGCCCGGACGAGGCCGACGGCTGGGCCCGGGAACGGGGCGTGACCGCCGCCGTCGGCGGCGGCTTCCTGACCGAGTTCGACCAGCTGACCCTGGTGCGACTGCTCCTCGCACAGGACCGGGCCGCACAGGCCGTCGGCCTGCTGGACCGGTTGCTGGCAGCCGCCGAGTCGTCGGGCCGTGCCGGGAGCGTCGTCGAGATCCGGATGCTGCAGGCCCTCGCCCACGCCGCGCGGGGCGACCGGCCGCGGGCGCGTGCCGCACTCGGGCGTGCGCTGGCCGACGCGCCCGAGCCGGACGGTCACGTGCGACTGTTCCTCGACGAGGGTGCACCCCTGATCGCCCTGCTGCGTGACGCCGAGCGGCACGGGATGGCCCACGCACGTCGCCTCCTCGACGCCGGTCCGACTCCCCCCTCGGACGACCTGCTGACCGCCCGCGAGCTCCAGGTGCTGCGGCTGCTCGACGGCGAGCTGACCGGTCCGCAGATCGCCCGCGAGCTCTTCGTCACGCACAACACGCTGCGCACCCACACCAAGCACATCTTCACCAAGCTCGACGTGACCACCCGCCGTGCGGCCGTCGCCCGGGCGCGCGAACGCGGCGTCCTGTAG
- a CDS encoding ABC transporter substrate-binding protein: MHPAPTRSRAVVLALLACLVTACGAGAAPVTGVAVPDGAVSIGLQFAPRSGLAIDTDDAFVLTQLGAVETLVAVDGERRPQPGLATQWTQTEPTTWRFTLRPGVTFHDGTPLTAEAVVGALTYLTGVAAPPRAIAGAALTAEADGDAVLVRTADPDPILPLRLSAPGTAILAPSAYAGDGPPSVVGTGTGLLRITEADAAQGITLERFEQYWGERARVASVTARFLTDPTARALAFRAGDVDIVLGLPEPAVLELQSTPDVEVQTVPTPRTASLYLNGSAPPFSDVRVRRAVALAVDRTALAEQALAGSGLPASEIFGPAVPWGGTGPVPPHDPAAAADLLAQAGFGPDNPVTVRLWTYANRPELPTLATAVQAMLSGAGITAEIQIGEYAAQEPELLAGRYDMMVLSRNLLTDLPDAAGVLSSDYSCSGTYNLNRFCSPEFDALVAGLVEVPDPAARQDTFARAARLLEAESVGVPLVHTVDSSATRGVTGFVPDPAGRVLVTSELARTG; the protein is encoded by the coding sequence GTGCACCCCGCACCGACCCGTTCCCGGGCAGTCGTACTGGCCCTCCTGGCGTGCCTGGTGACCGCCTGCGGCGCCGGCGCGGCCCCGGTCACCGGCGTCGCCGTCCCGGACGGCGCGGTCTCGATCGGCCTGCAGTTCGCACCGCGCTCCGGCCTGGCGATCGACACGGACGACGCGTTCGTCCTCACCCAGCTCGGGGCCGTCGAGACGCTGGTGGCCGTCGACGGCGAGCGCCGCCCGCAGCCCGGTCTCGCGACGCAGTGGACGCAGACCGAGCCCACCACCTGGCGCTTCACGCTGCGCCCGGGGGTGACCTTCCACGACGGGACCCCGCTGACCGCGGAGGCGGTGGTGGGTGCGCTCACCTACCTCACCGGGGTCGCCGCGCCGCCCCGGGCGATCGCGGGCGCGGCGCTCACCGCCGAGGCCGACGGTGACGCCGTGCTGGTGCGGACCGCGGATCCCGACCCGATCCTGCCCCTGCGGCTGAGCGCACCGGGCACCGCGATCCTCGCGCCGTCCGCCTACGCGGGCGACGGCCCGCCCTCGGTCGTCGGCACCGGTACCGGCCTGCTGCGGATCACCGAGGCGGACGCGGCGCAGGGCATCACCCTGGAGCGCTTCGAGCAGTACTGGGGGGAGCGCGCCCGGGTGGCCTCGGTGACGGCGCGCTTCCTCACCGACCCGACGGCCCGGGCGCTGGCGTTCCGCGCCGGTGACGTCGACATCGTGCTCGGTCTCCCCGAGCCCGCCGTGCTGGAGCTGCAGTCCACCCCGGACGTCGAGGTGCAGACGGTCCCGACCCCGCGCACGGCGAGCCTGTACCTCAACGGGTCCGCCCCGCCGTTCTCCGACGTCCGGGTCCGGCGCGCCGTCGCGCTCGCCGTCGACCGCACCGCGCTCGCGGAGCAGGCACTCGCCGGGTCCGGACTGCCGGCGTCGGAGATCTTCGGCCCGGCGGTGCCGTGGGGCGGCACCGGCCCGGTGCCGCCCCACGACCCGGCCGCGGCCGCCGACCTGCTCGCCCAGGCCGGCTTCGGCCCGGACAACCCCGTGACCGTGCGACTGTGGACCTACGCGAACCGGCCGGAGCTCCCGACGCTGGCCACGGCCGTACAGGCGATGCTGTCCGGGGCCGGGATCACCGCCGAGATCCAGATCGGCGAGTACGCGGCCCAGGAGCCCGAGCTGCTCGCCGGCCGCTACGACATGATGGTGCTGTCCCGCAACCTGCTCACCGACCTGCCCGACGCGGCGGGCGTGCTGAGCAGCGACTACAGCTGCTCGGGGACCTACAACCTCAACCGGTTCTGCTCCCCGGAGTTCGACGCGCTGGTCGCCGGCCTGGTGGAGGTCCCCGATCCCGCGGCCCGGCAGGACACGTTCGCCCGGGCGGCCCGGCTGCTCGAGGCGGAGTCGGTCGGCGTCCCTCTGGTGCACACGGTGGACAGCTCGGCGACCCGCGGGGTCACCGGGTTCGTGCCCGACCCGGCCGGGCGGGTGCTGGTCACCTCGGAGCTGGCCCGAACGGGCTGA
- a CDS encoding PLP-dependent cysteine synthase family protein — MDVHQSLLDAVGSTPLLRLRRVTAGLAAAVYVKLEFLNPGGSVKDRAALSMVRAAEESGELPAGGGGVIVEGSSGNTGVGLAMVAAQQGHRAVVVVPDSIAAEKIALLRAYGAEVVATEPKVPREHPEHVNNLARRIAAETPGGWYANQYDNPANPRVHELTTGPEIWEQTGGRVTHLVAGVGTGGTISGTGRYLKSRGPVTVVAADPESSRYGGGDGSPYFVESVGHYLHPGTVDDLWPQSYDRGVVDRFERIGDRESLETARRLAREEGLLVGGSAGTAVAAALRVAAALGPDDVVVVIAPDSGRNYLSKYFDDGWMTRLGFLDSPTGPRVRDLVTARGVAVAPAGTTVGEALAVHGTGPVAVVTPRESDRETRSAPEVLGVVAVHPGLSAGDDVAAHVTGPPPAVGDGEEAAAAHARVPDGPVLVLVDGRVVAMISRADLEHAGTDRG, encoded by the coding sequence GTGGACGTCCATCAGTCATTGCTCGACGCGGTGGGCTCGACGCCCCTGCTCCGCCTGCGCCGGGTGACGGCCGGGCTGGCCGCCGCCGTGTACGTCAAGCTGGAGTTCCTCAACCCCGGCGGGTCGGTGAAGGACCGCGCCGCGCTGTCGATGGTGCGCGCGGCCGAGGAGTCCGGCGAGCTCCCCGCGGGCGGGGGCGGCGTCATCGTCGAGGGGTCGTCGGGCAACACCGGTGTCGGGCTCGCGATGGTCGCCGCGCAGCAGGGGCACCGGGCCGTCGTGGTGGTGCCGGACAGCATCGCGGCGGAGAAGATCGCGCTGCTGCGGGCGTACGGGGCGGAGGTGGTGGCCACCGAGCCGAAGGTGCCGCGCGAGCACCCCGAGCACGTCAACAACCTCGCGCGGCGGATCGCGGCGGAGACCCCCGGCGGCTGGTACGCGAACCAGTACGACAACCCGGCCAACCCGCGCGTCCACGAGCTGACCACGGGTCCGGAGATCTGGGAGCAGACCGGCGGGCGCGTGACGCACCTCGTCGCGGGCGTCGGCACCGGCGGCACGATCAGCGGCACCGGGCGGTACCTGAAGTCGCGTGGGCCGGTCACGGTCGTCGCCGCCGACCCGGAGAGCTCGCGCTACGGCGGGGGCGACGGCAGCCCGTACTTCGTCGAGAGCGTCGGGCACTACCTGCACCCCGGCACCGTCGACGACCTGTGGCCGCAGTCCTACGACCGGGGCGTCGTCGACCGGTTCGAGCGGATCGGCGACCGCGAGTCGCTGGAGACGGCCCGGCGGCTGGCCCGGGAGGAGGGGCTGCTCGTCGGCGGATCGGCGGGCACGGCCGTCGCCGCGGCGCTGCGGGTCGCGGCCGCGCTCGGGCCGGACGACGTCGTCGTCGTGATCGCGCCGGACTCCGGCCGCAACTACCTCTCGAAGTACTTCGACGACGGCTGGATGACCCGCCTCGGGTTCCTCGACTCCCCCACCGGCCCCCGTGTGCGGGACCTCGTGACCGCGCGCGGGGTCGCGGTGGCCCCGGCCGGCACGACCGTCGGCGAGGCGCTCGCGGTGCACGGCACCGGACCGGTCGCGGTGGTCACCCCGCGGGAGTCCGACCGGGAGACCCGGTCGGCGCCGGAGGTGCTCGGCGTGGTCGCCGTGCACCCCGGGCTGTCGGCCGGCGACGACGTCGCCGCACACGTCACCGGACCGCCGCCTGCCGTCGGCGACGGGGAGGAGGCCGCAGCCGCGCACGCCCGGGTGCCCGACGGTCCGGTGCTCGTCCTCGTCGACGGCCGGGTGGTGGCGATGATCTCGCGCGCGGACCTGGAACACGCGGGCACCGACCGCGGTTGA
- a CDS encoding ABC transporter permease, producing the protein MPGTPVRRLLPLPLVLLVASALVFLLPRASGLDTTRTVLRSRIADSVPDPAAAERVTRELGLDGPLWQQYLLWLGSALRGDLGLSFSTRTAVLPQLGAALGVSALLTTLALLLAGLVGIPAGVAAARRPGGPVDRAVSALSVLGATVPEFILAPLLVLVFAVALPLLPAAGWGGAAAAVLPVVTLALFPAALAAQLTRAETADVLGTLHIAAARARGMSERRLLWVHAARRSLTSVTALSGMFFAGLLGGSVVVEVVFAVPGLGRLLYDAVLAQDLPMVQGGLLVLLTIAVLTTVGTELVQLAIDPLARRAVR; encoded by the coding sequence ATGCCCGGAACGCCGGTCCGGCGCCTGCTCCCGCTGCCCCTGGTCCTGCTGGTCGCGTCGGCACTGGTGTTCCTGCTGCCGCGGGCGTCCGGGCTCGACACCACCCGCACCGTCCTGCGCTCCCGGATCGCCGACTCGGTGCCCGATCCGGCCGCCGCGGAACGGGTGACCCGCGAGCTGGGACTCGACGGCCCCCTGTGGCAGCAGTACCTGCTCTGGCTCGGTTCCGCCCTGCGCGGCGACCTCGGCCTGTCCTTCTCCACCCGCACCGCCGTGCTCCCGCAGCTCGGTGCCGCCCTGGGCGTGTCCGCCCTGCTCACGACGCTCGCCCTGCTCCTGGCCGGACTCGTCGGCATACCCGCCGGCGTCGCCGCGGCCCGGCGGCCGGGCGGCCCCGTCGACCGGGCCGTGAGCGCCCTGTCGGTGCTCGGTGCGACGGTTCCCGAGTTCATCCTCGCCCCGCTGCTGGTGCTGGTGTTCGCCGTCGCCCTCCCGCTCCTGCCCGCCGCGGGCTGGGGCGGTGCGGCGGCCGCGGTGCTCCCGGTCGTCACGCTCGCCCTGTTCCCCGCGGCGCTGGCCGCCCAGCTGACCCGGGCCGAGACCGCCGACGTGCTGGGCACCCTGCACATCGCCGCGGCCCGGGCCCGGGGCATGTCCGAGCGCCGACTGCTCTGGGTGCACGCCGCCCGCCGCTCCCTCACCTCGGTGACGGCGCTGTCGGGCATGTTCTTCGCCGGCCTGCTCGGGGGGTCGGTCGTCGTCGAGGTGGTCTTCGCCGTGCCCGGACTCGGCCGGCTGCTCTACGACGCCGTGCTCGCCCAGGACCTGCCGATGGTGCAGGGTGGGCTGCTCGTCCTGCTCACGATCGCGGTCCTCACGACGGTCGGCACCGAGCTCGTGCAGCTCGCGATCGACCCCCTCGCCCGCCGGGCCGTCCGGTGA
- a CDS encoding ABC transporter permease, which yields MNRDRLPAAALGTLAVVLVVAGLLPLDAVGNDLANRFAPPSPAHPLGTDQLGRDVLARLAAGTRLSVGFTVVAVALCAGIGTTLGMLAGFRGGIAAQALTRVVDVLVAVPSILLALVLTTLLSPGTSTLLIAVTLTGWTPFARLALGLTVREAGTDYVRSATALGAGSGRIVFRHILPNAVRPLTAHAFLRFAATLLTVAGLSFLGLGPQPPTPEWGAMLDDARPYLFVRPGLVLAPAAAIVGVAFVVTLAGRSLERRWSEPDVFRRTRNPS from the coding sequence GTGAACCGCGACCGCCTGCCCGCGGCGGCCCTGGGCACTCTCGCCGTCGTCCTGGTGGTGGCGGGGCTGCTCCCGCTCGACGCCGTGGGCAACGACCTCGCGAACCGGTTCGCCCCGCCGTCCCCGGCGCACCCGCTCGGCACCGACCAGCTCGGCCGCGACGTGCTGGCCCGGCTGGCCGCGGGCACCCGACTGTCGGTGGGGTTCACCGTGGTGGCCGTCGCGCTGTGCGCCGGGATCGGCACGACCCTGGGCATGCTGGCCGGGTTCCGCGGGGGGATCGCGGCGCAGGCGCTGACCCGCGTCGTCGACGTGCTGGTCGCCGTGCCGTCGATCCTGCTCGCGCTGGTGCTCACCACACTGCTCTCCCCCGGCACCTCCACCCTGCTGATCGCGGTGACCCTCACGGGCTGGACCCCGTTCGCCCGGCTCGCTCTCGGCCTCACCGTGCGCGAGGCGGGCACCGACTACGTGCGCAGCGCGACCGCGCTGGGCGCCGGGTCCGGGCGCATCGTGTTCCGGCACATCCTGCCGAACGCCGTGCGCCCGCTCACCGCGCACGCCTTCCTGCGCTTCGCCGCGACCCTGCTGACCGTCGCGGGCCTGTCCTTCCTCGGCCTGGGGCCCCAGCCGCCGACGCCGGAGTGGGGGGCGATGCTCGACGACGCCCGGCCCTACCTGTTCGTACGGCCAGGCCTGGTACTGGCCCCCGCCGCGGCGATCGTGGGCGTCGCGTTCGTCGTCACGCTGGCCGGGCGGTCCCTCGAACGCCGCTGGAGCGAACCGGACGTCTTCCGCCGCACCCGCAATCCCTCTTAA
- a CDS encoding TauD/TfdA family dioxygenase yields MATTDEQGRRRGTVRPELKELLAPLGVTPARVDDADARAVLDRDGAVILPGRGSDPEELVTVAARLLGGRLRELFGIRLQHGVDSPALTLHSDGATVTVDVHGRAVRLRDPDEDYLFMLCTRPAQRGGDSVLIDGYALVDVLRETRPDLHEFLTTCDVDFFGGWTVRPHSVPLTPLVRGLVEHTRRGRRAVRASDYALPVPREPRWDAHLAHLDEYADVLATAQECAARFRLEAGELLVLDNYRFVHGRDAFAGERTMHVMTVRSTGAF; encoded by the coding sequence GTGGCGACCACCGACGAGCAGGGCCGCCGACGCGGCACCGTGCGACCCGAGCTCAAGGAGCTGCTCGCCCCGCTGGGGGTGACCCCGGCCCGGGTCGACGACGCCGATGCGCGCGCGGTGCTCGACCGCGACGGGGCCGTGATCCTCCCCGGCCGCGGGAGCGACCCGGAGGAACTGGTCACCGTCGCCGCGCGACTGCTCGGCGGCCGGCTCCGCGAGCTGTTCGGGATCCGGCTGCAGCACGGCGTCGACTCCCCGGCGCTGACCCTGCACAGCGACGGGGCCACGGTGACCGTCGACGTCCACGGCCGCGCCGTCCGGCTGCGCGACCCCGACGAGGACTACCTGTTCATGCTCTGCACCCGGCCCGCACAGCGCGGCGGCGACTCCGTGCTCATCGACGGCTACGCACTGGTCGACGTGCTGCGCGAGACCCGGCCGGACCTGCACGAGTTCCTCACCACCTGCGACGTCGACTTCTTCGGCGGCTGGACGGTCCGGCCCCACTCCGTCCCGCTCACCCCGCTGGTCCGCGGCCTGGTGGAGCACACGCGCCGCGGGCGGCGCGCGGTCCGGGCCAGCGACTACGCCCTGCCCGTCCCCCGCGAACCGCGCTGGGACGCCCACCTCGCCCACCTCGACGAGTACGCCGACGTGCTCGCCACCGCCCAGGAGTGCGCCGCGCGGTTCCGGCTCGAGGCCGGTGAGCTGCTCGTCCTGGACAACTACCGCTTCGTGCACGGCCGCGACGCGTTCGCGGGCGAGCGCACGATGCACGTGATGACGGTCCGGAGCACCGGCGCCTTCTGA
- a CDS encoding MFS transporter, protein MVTVVGDGDHPRTAFGALPPVMRLLVGTQLAFNVGFFMVVPYLAVHLATDLALAGGLVGLVLGLRTFSQQGLFVVGGTLADRWGAKPVILAGCALRVAGFVLLGVATSLAGVLAGALLTGFAAALFSPAVESALAREAGELPAGGPTRADVFAMFAVSGQVGTVVGPLVGAALLLVDFGLACMVAAAAFVLIGLAHLRWLPPRPAAHADEPILDGWAEVLRNRRFLVFAAGYSAYLLCYNQLYLALPVELERGTGGQAGLGWLFALAAVMVILGQVPTTRWARRRRAGTPILLGFGLMSAAFLLVAAALPAAPAGPWPAVGFVVLLTAGQMLAGPVAQALVPVLAAERRLGAYFGVLSSAGGLAVLVGSTAVGALLDVTVAPAATAWLVLAAVPLVGALVIGALARRGALHG, encoded by the coding sequence GTGGTGACTGTGGTCGGCGACGGTGATCACCCCAGGACGGCGTTCGGCGCGCTGCCGCCCGTGATGCGCCTGCTGGTGGGCACGCAGCTGGCCTTCAACGTCGGCTTCTTCATGGTGGTGCCCTACCTCGCGGTGCACCTCGCGACCGACCTCGCGCTCGCCGGCGGGCTCGTCGGGCTCGTCCTCGGGCTGCGCACCTTCAGCCAGCAGGGGCTCTTCGTGGTCGGTGGGACCCTGGCCGACAGGTGGGGTGCGAAGCCGGTGATCCTCGCCGGGTGCGCGCTGCGCGTGGCCGGGTTCGTGCTCCTGGGGGTCGCCACCTCCCTGGCGGGGGTGCTCGCCGGAGCGCTGCTCACCGGCTTCGCCGCGGCGTTGTTCTCCCCGGCCGTGGAGTCCGCGCTGGCGCGGGAGGCCGGTGAGCTGCCGGCCGGGGGCCCGACCCGCGCCGACGTCTTCGCGATGTTCGCCGTCAGCGGCCAGGTCGGCACGGTGGTCGGGCCGCTGGTGGGCGCGGCGCTGCTCCTCGTCGACTTCGGGCTGGCCTGCATGGTGGCCGCCGCGGCGTTCGTGCTGATCGGGCTGGCCCACCTGCGGTGGTTGCCGCCCCGACCCGCAGCGCACGCCGACGAGCCGATCCTCGACGGGTGGGCGGAGGTACTGCGCAACCGGCGGTTCCTCGTCTTCGCGGCGGGCTACTCGGCCTACCTGCTCTGCTACAACCAGCTCTACCTGGCGCTGCCGGTCGAGCTGGAGCGGGGCACCGGCGGGCAGGCGGGGCTGGGGTGGCTGTTCGCGCTGGCCGCGGTGATGGTGATCCTCGGGCAGGTTCCCACCACCCGGTGGGCGCGCCGGCGCCGGGCCGGGACGCCGATCCTGCTCGGCTTCGGGCTGATGTCGGCCGCCTTCCTGCTCGTCGCGGCGGCCCTGCCGGCGGCCCCCGCCGGGCCGTGGCCGGCGGTCGGGTTCGTCGTCCTGCTGACCGCGGGGCAGATGCTGGCCGGGCCCGTCGCCCAGGCGCTGGTGCCGGTCCTCGCCGCCGAGCGGCGGCTCGGGGCCTACTTCGGGGTGCTGTCCTCGGCGGGTGGGCTCGCCGTGCTGGTCGGCAGCACGGCGGTCGGCGCACTCCTCGACGTCACGGTCGCCCCTGCGGCGACGGCCTGGCTCGTCCTGGCCGCCGTACCGCTCGTCGGTGCGCTGGTGATCGGTGCACTGGCCCGCCGCGGAGCACTGCACGGATGA